From Phalacrocorax carbo chromosome 25, bPhaCar2.1, whole genome shotgun sequence:
TGTGCTCTGGGGGCTGTAGGGGCTGCAGGGTGTTgggctgtgggggctgcaggggctgcggggtgttgggctgtgggggctgcaggggctgcagggtgttGGGTGTTgggctgtgggggctgcaggggctgcagggtgttGGGTGTTGCTCTCTAGGGGCTGTAGGGGCTGTGGTGCATTGGGTGTTGTGCTGTACGGGCTGTAGGGGCTGCGGGGTGTTGGGTGTTGCTGTCTAGGGGCTGTAGGGGCTGTGGTGCATTGGGGTGTTGGGCTATATGGGCTGTAGGGGCTGCGGGGTGTTGGGTGTTGCTCTCTAGGGGCTGTAGGGGCTGTGGTGCATTGGGGTGTTGGGCTATATGGGCTGTAGGGGCTGCAGGGTGTTGGGTGTTGCTCTCTAGGGGCTGTAGGGGCTGTGGTGCATTGGGGTGTTGGGCTATATGGGCTGTAGGGGCTCCGGGGTGTTGGGTGTTGCTCTCTAGGGGCTGTAGGGGCTGTGGTGCGTTGGGGTGATGAGCCGAGGCATGCACACCGCAGCAGCCCTTAGCAACGAGGATGCTACGTGGCAACGCGGTCTCAGCCGTCCTGTCGTGccacggggagggggaggcagccACACTCCCCCCTCGGCTAAATCAATTTTTTCTTACGATTATTTTCTCCAGACAAAACACCTCCTGGGGAAGGGGCGTGTGAGCCACTGGCCTTGTGCCGTCTCCCGTGAAAGCTCGGCAGCTTTTAAAGTCCAGCCCAGACGTGGGCTCTGGTTGGGGGGGTGTTTGGGTGGGGGGAGCGGAGAGGGATGGACGGAGACGGGGCAGGGTGAGACTCTGCTGGCAcggagcaggggaaggggcagagaggagagggCTGCCAGGGGGGCAAAGCCAGCGTAAGGCGCAGCCCTGGCAGCGTGGGTCGCATCCTggccatccccatccctgcccttcCCGGTGGCCAAGGACCTGTCCTGGGCCGGGAGCACCGCAAACCCAGAGCAAGGCAGCCGGAGATGGGGGACCACAAGCCCTGAGGGTTTCCCGGGGCCGTACAAGGGCAGGGAGCCCCAAAACCCAGCTGCCACACCCCAAAAACCTGCACCCCGTGAGCACAGGGGAGAGGAGACCAGGGCTTTCCATCGCCTCCTGCTCACCGCAGCGTCCTTACCTGCCACGAAGCCCCCCGTGGCCCCCCGTGGATGGTGCTGGTGGATGCGCTGGCCCGGGTTCGGTCCAGCCCCGCTTCCCTTCCTTGATGTAAGATTTTAAGCATCTGTGCTGCCAGCGTGCTTTGTgctaaaacaacaacaacaaaacgaAGCAGTCAATTTTCCAGCAATTAGCTACAGCGAGAACATTTCAAGTCCTAGAAAACCCCGCCCTGCAGGATTAATTAAATCTTCCAATTAATGTCTAATTTAAATGATGATGATGGCTGTTATAATTtcatattgatttttctttttggtctcAATATAGAGCTGTTGTCCCTTCCATGCCGCCTTTTCCACACCCCAGGAGCTGTTTGTTCTCTCTGCTTGATTTGCCAATGTTAAACATGCGTCTGGAAAATCAAGCCTTGTATTTTGGGGTACGACGGGCAGCGTTCGCTCCGCCGCCGGCCGGGTACCTGTGGCAAGGGGACCCGGCTGCGTGTTTGAAGGTGGCTGTGCGCAAAGGCCATGTCTGTAGCCTGAACTTTTATGCAGTGGATATACGCTTGGCCATGTGAAATTGGACTCCTGGCATATTAAATTTTTACTGCTATAAACCCAAACCCATTACTTTCCCCTGGCTCAGGCAGCCATAAACCTTGCCGCTGCTTTGCTTCCAGAATAAGCCGGGCATTTATGTTTCCCGGGAGCTGGTTCATTGGCGTAATGGATGTGTAACCTCCTGTAATTGCTAAGGTTATTCCAGTGCTTGCATGCGAGCCCTGGCTCTGTCACCAGCTAGCTAGCGCTGGTTTTATTTCGAGCGGGTTGCTGGTGGGGGGACTCAAAGGCGCCTGGAACGGGCACCAGGAGGCTTTGAAATGGAGAGTGCTGCCAGCCTGAAGCAGAAAACACGAGCAAACAATTGCAGGAGACAAGGAGACGGTAAATGGCTGTACATGCCTAGagcaggaggtggaggagaCCTCGAGCTGGCACTGCGTCTGGAGCGCTTCAGCGTGCTGACTCAGGCCGGGATCCGGGACCGAGCATCCCTGAGCTCAGCCTCAGCCGAGCCTCTCCATCTCGGCACCGGGCTGCGGAGGAGACGCGGGAGCAGCACACCGCTGCGTCCCGGGGAgcagagcggggctggggtgcccAGCACAGCTTTCCCCCgacctctcccctctctccttccagacAAGGAGCTCCCGGCACTCCCAGGGCTCCCAACCCGGCTTGGCCGATCAAGCCAAACTCTCCTTCGCCTCGGCCGAATCCCTGGAAACCATGTCGGAAGCGGAGCTGCCCCTGGGGTTCAATAGGATGAACCGGTTCCGCCAGAGCTTGCCCTTGTCCCGGTCCACCAGCCAGACGAAGCTGCGATCGCCAGGTACCCTCGGGGCTCGGCATCCCCCGGGATGGGCAGCACGTACCTGCCGGGACACCACCAAACATCTCTGCCCGCCTCTGCGGGCAGGTGCCGGCGTGTGCCGGGTGTGGGATTGCTTCGTATCTGCCCCCATAaccccaggaggagctgggggatGCGGCACGCTTTGTGGGGTGGCTGAGGGGGATGAGCTGCCTTCAGCCTCGCTGCTCCAGGGTGAGGGTGGGTGGCACAGAGGCTCGCGAGCCTTCGATCGGGCGCGCACTGAGACCTCCGAGCAGGTGGGCAAAGCTGCATCGCTGGCCTCGGCACGTCTTCGGCGTTGCGTGGAGAAGGGGCGTGGGCACACCTCACCGCTTCCCGCTCCCTCTGCTTCCAGGGGTCCTTTTCCTGCAGTTTGGGGATGAGACGAGGCGCGTCCACATCACCCACGAGATCAGCAGCATGGACACCCTGCACGCCCTCATTGTCCACATGTTCCCCCAGAAGCTCACCATGGGGATGCTGAAGTCTCCAAACACTGCCATCCTCATCAAGGACGAGTCACGCAATGTCTTCTATGAGCTGGAGGATGTCCggtgagggtggggggctcAGAAATCCACCACAGAttgattttcctttccttaaggGCACCACAAGCAAGGAAATTAGCGGGATGAGAGCAGAAGGGTGGGTGTGGGTGCAGTCTTGCAGCTGGGACTTGCGTGGCGGCTGCCTGTCCGGGATGCTCAGGGCTCTGCCTCTCCTTTCAGCGATATCCAGGACAGGAGTATCATTAAAATCTACCGGAAAGAGCCACTCTATGCCTCATTCCCAGCCTCGCACATCACCAACGGCGACCTGAGGGTAAGGGGGAAACGGGCAGAGCCTGCGGTGCGGGTGCGCCCAGCGGGCTGGGACCAGTAAAGAGGGAAAGCGATGGAGATAGGGACTGGTAATTGCATGTGTTTGTGGAAGGAGTAATGACCGCAATTCGTCTTGCCCGGTTCCAGCATTAAGTGTTACTTTAAGAGAATGGATGTTTGGGGCCTGACGGCAGGGTAATAAACATGATAATTAGGGGATTCATCGGCATAAATCATCCCTCTCCTGGATGGGAATGGGGGAGCTGCCTTTTGCCAAGGCCAGGTGAAGGCGAAGGAGCTGCAGATCTCAGTCCTTGGAGAGGGGCAGTGAGGGAGGGTCCCAGCCAGGCAGAGCAAGGGCAGGGTCCAGCCCGCAGGGACGTGGTGCTGACCCCCCACTGCCCCTTTCCGCAGAGGGAGATGGTGTACACCTCCAGGGAGTCATCTCCCACCCGCCGGCTGAACAACATGTCCCCGGCTTCCCACCTCACCTCGGGCTCCCCTCCGCCGGTGCTCCAGTCCTCCTCCCCGTCCCGCTCCCGCATGTCCTACAGCGGGGGCCGCCCGCCCTCCTACGCCGGCAGCCCCGTCCATCACAGCGAGCGTCTCTCCAACCTGCCGCCCGCCCAGGGCGTCTCGCCCAGCCCCAGCGCCATCCTGGAGCGCCGGGATGTGAAGCCAGATGAGGACCTGGCCGGGAAGAACGTGGTGCTGGTGAAGAACGAGGGGCTGTATGCCGATCCCTACGGCATGGTGCACGAGGGCCGGCTCAGCATCACCTCCACCCAGTCCCTGGCTGGCATGGGAGACCCTTTCGGCTACTCGGGGGGGCTCTACAAGCGGGGGTCCGTTCGATCCCTCAGCACCTACTCGGCAGCCGCCTTGCAGACGGAGCTGGAGGACAGCCTGTACAAGCCCAACGCCCCCATTTACAGCGACACGTACGGACCCGGCTTGGGTTTCCGCatgcccccctcctccccgcagAAGATGGCTGATGGCCGGCTGGTGGACgtgcagccagggcagagcccGCACAGCCCCTACTCGGGACCCCCCAGCCGCTCCTCGCCCGTCCGTCAGTCCTTCCGCAAGGACTCCTGCTCCTCCGTCTTCATGGATAGCCCCGTCAACAAGCCGCGCAACCCCAGCTCCTCCGGCCCTCCGGAGCTCTTTCCTGGCCCCGGTGATCGTCCGCTCTCGGGGTTCGGCTCCCCTGGACCAGCCAAGGACACAGAAACGAGGTGAGATGGGGTGTGGGAGGAGCGCCCCCGTGGATATGAGCTTTGCTGCTCAGATAGTCGCCCGCTGGTGCAGCTGGGGAGGTAGAGGAAGGGCGGAGGTGCCGTGGCAGAGGTGCCGGGATGGGTAATGAAGCACCAAATTGGGCAGGGGACCAACTGGGGGTAGCTGGAGGCAAGAAGAGAGAGGGAATGGAGGGGGTGGATGTAGCAGCGCTGCCGCCTCCGCGACGTCCCTTCTGGGACTTGCAGGGACCCCGTGGGTGGGTGCACGTGAGGCCAGGACAAGCGGGAGGGTGTCCGTGCTGCCGGAGCCGGCTCCTcacccagcccctctcccttccccgtGGCAGAGAGCGGATGGAGGCGATGGAGAAGCAGATCGCCAGCCTGACGGGGCTGGTGCAGAGCGCCCTGCTCCGCGGCTCCGAGGCTGAGACCCCCAGGTAAGGAGCGGGAGGGCAGGTGTGGGAGCCCGGGGTctgctgcggggagggggatgcctccagctgggctgtttgctgctgaggctgggggCTCCTACCCCCTTCCCAGGGGATGCCAGGCCCCGCCATGCCCCTGTGGACCCCAGGCCGTGAGGACAGAGGTGCCTGGTCCACGCTCGCTCCCTTCTCTTTCAATGCAGCGAGAAGACAGAAGCCACCAACGGCGGGACCCCTCCATCAGCATGTAAGTGACCGGAGAGTGAGCCCctcaccctgcagcaccccttCCATCCACCCACGGCTGCTGGGAGTCCCAGGGTGGCCACAGGAGCAGGGTCTTTGCAGCTCCCACCACATGCTGGCAGCCAGTgggacccccccaccctgctgagGGGCAGCTCTGGGGTGGCATCTCCCCAGAGCCAGCGTGGGGGTGGTGGGTAGACCACCCAGAACCACTGGCCCAAAGGAcggggtggggaaagggaggtCTTTCCTGGGAAAGCAGAGGAGCGGCGTCTGCAGCCTCCCCCGGGGTGGGGTatcttccctgagcagcctctGCTTGCCCTCCCCGCAGCAACCAGCcgcagcgggatggggacaccggTGCCtgcgcccccgccgccctccgccaCCAGCAcgccggcggggcagcccaCTGCCATCACCCGCTTGCACATGCAGCTGCACCTCCACGACCTGCAGCAGAATGCCAGCGACCTCCGcaaccagctgcagcagctcaagAAGCTGCAGGTGGGTACTGGGGGGGTGACCCCCACCCGGCCCAGCCCCAGAGCAGGAAAATCCCCCTTTCCTGGTGACTTTTATGGGGCTGGGCGTGGGAGAGCGAGGGAGTTCCTCTCCAGGGATGGATCCCTACAAATGGCCAGCCCTGCACCCACACTGGTCCCCATCCGGGGGATCTTGCCCAGCCTGAATCCCCCCCGCTCCTCGTCCCCGCAGCTGCAGAACCAGGAGACGGTGAAGACGATGCTGCGGCGGACGGAGACGGAGATCAGCGTGCGGGTGACGGACACCATGCGCAAGCACGAGGACCCCCTGCAGCGCCAGCGCAGCTTGGTGGAAGAGGAGCGGCTCCGCTACCTCAACGAGGAGGAGCTGATCACCCAGCAGCTCAAGTGAGCCAGGGTTGGCCGCAGGGCTAGGCGggcgggtggggagggggtgcttGCATGCTGACCTCGATGGGCCAGATCCTCCATGGGTGTAaatcagcagctctgcaaagtgCCAGGTCACATCTTTGACGGCATGTCTAGCATGGGGAGGGGTCCCCAGCCCAGTTGtcctctcccctctgctctgcgGGGACCTGCCAGGCTGGCCACCCCCggggctctgcagcaccccGGAGCAGCAGTAacacccctgccctgcctctgtgCTCACAGTGACCTGGAGAAGTCGGTGGAGAAGATCCAGAAGGATTTGGCGCACAACCACCGGCTCATCCctgtgcaggagctggaggagaaggcGGTGGTGCTCAAGCAGCTGGGGGAGACGCTGACAGATCTCAAGGGTGAGGAGGTGGCCGTGTCTGGGGCTGGGTGGCAAGCAGGAGCctgcctgcccctcccagctccatCCTCACACGCGGGATGCTCCAGGTTGCCCGTTGCCTCCGGGTTTGCGTGTTTGCAGCCGCCGGCGTGTTCACCTGCGTCCCCAGGGCAGGTTCTCCCGGTGCCCGTCGGCATTGCGTGTGTCCTGCAGGCtgtgggctgctgcaggggtgAGGGCTGCACCCCACACTCCTGCTGCCCGTCCCTGTTTGCTCTGCTAGCTGTCCAAGTCAGTCCTGCAACCTCTGCCCGAGTCCCCCCGACATTCTTGCTcggagctgctgcctgccccgtCCTGCGGGACCTTGCGCTTGCCCACCCCTGGGCATGCTGCCCTTCATCTTGCTGCTCCTGTGgcccccccatccctgggcCGTCCCCATCCTGCCTGTCGCAAACAGACGCCCTGCACCTCGATTCAGAGGGGCAGAGCTCCTCCCTGCCAGAGCCCAGGCAGACAACGAACGGTGATTTGGCAGCAGTCGCTGAGATTGCGAGAAGGGGGTCCGTGGGGAGGGCTGGGcggcacagagcagaggtagGAGCGGCTCTGCTTTCCTACAGCTTTTCCATAAGGCCAGGCTGATGCTGAGCAGCTGGGATGGTGAGCAGAGCACTGGTCAGGGAGCCAGGAGCAACCTGCTCCATGTCAGCCCCTGCCACCGAGCCCCAGGGTCCTGGCTACCGAGCCCCCAGCCGCGGGCCAGCGTTTGGTGCCCGTGGGTGTGGAGGGGACACCACCAGCGGCTACGATTGGTGCCTTCGGGTGGACAGAGGAGGGATGGTGGGCATGGGGAGCAGGAGAGACAGCAGCCCAGACACCCCGGGGTTCATCCCACTCTGTCTGGCAGGGTGCCCTTGCCATGGGTATGACGGCCGTGGTGGTCTTGGTGGGTGTGGGGTGCCCTGGCACTGCCAGCCGGGTCCCAGGAGGGGCTCCCCGGCACAGCGGGGCCCTGGTGACCCCCCTGgtctcccaccccagcccaaTTCCCCAGCCTGCAGAGCAAGATGCGGGTGGTGCTGCGGGTGGAGGTGGAAGCCGTCAAGTTCCTCAAGGAGGAGCCGAACCGCCTCGACGGTCTGCTCAAGCGCTGCAAGACGGTGACAGACACCCTCGCCCAGATCCGCAGGTGAGCACCAAGCCCTGACCCCGGCCCCTTGAGCACCTTGGAGGACACAACCAGTCCCTTCAGTCGTCCCTGTGCCCCGCCACATGTATGCCGGTGTCCTCTCTGTGTAATGGATGCAAATCCAAAGGACTGTTGaaaaaagactgatttttgCACTAAGGAACTTTATAAACACCCTCTGTCCTTTCCGGTGTGTATGTAGCAACCCCCTTCTTTCTAAACTGACGTTTCCTTATCACCTTGAAAAAAGCGTGGTCGTGTATCCAGATAGAAAGGCAACTCTTGGCGTGATCAGAAATCTCTTTCCTGAGGAGCAGATAAACGTTCTGCCGGAGAAAAATCCTCTTCCAGATGTAATGATAGCAGCAGCACCGTGGCTGAGCCCACCCGCCTCTTCCCATTACGAGGCCTTTCAGGGCGGCTTACGGCTCGGCCACGCCGCAGGAGGAGTTCTCCGGCACCGGCCGCCCCTCGGGCTCGTTGCTAGCCTGGTTTGCTACGGAAATGAGCTTGTATGATCACGCAGTGTCTGAATCTGCCTACCTGTCATTCCCCGGCCCCAGTAACTCCTGAACCCAAAGGGCAATTTCAGCCAGATCTGACAGAGCGGCAGGATTCGGAGAGATCCAGTTTCCTACAAGGTTTATGAAAATGGACAGCCAGGGAGAGGAGCTCGTTCGTGTGCTCCCCCAAGAGAGGCTGTAGCATCAACTCCAACCCCTTCCTAGACATCAGAGAACCTAAACCCTCAGCCATATAATGCACAGTTGCAGGAGAGCAAGCTTTTGGTGGCGTGGCTTGGCAGTAACCCCGCCGTGCCGTGCAGCCACCCAGCACCTTCACTCTGTCCCTGGCAGGCAAGTGGACGAGGGCGTGTGGACCTCCCCCAGCAACCTCAGCCAGTCCCCCAAGAAGGTGGCCCCCGAGACAGACGTCAGCAAAGGGCTGGATCTGGAGATGCCCACCAGCCCCCCAGTGAGCCTCCACCACCTGACGGCTGTCACCGAGACCCTGGGCATGCCCAGCTTCgggcacagccccccccagacccagaCCCATCCCTCCAAGAGCAATAACCCTTCCCGAGCTCCGGAGATGGTACCCGCCAAGACCCAGACGGGCCCAGAGACCCCCAGTAAGAAGAGTGCGGACAAAGCCGTGTCCGTCGAGGTGAGAGCCTGGGATGGGTTTCTCAGCTGGGGGGTTCTCCTAGAGGGTCTATCCCTATGTCTGCCAGCTGAAACTGGGAACAGGAACTGGGTCCATCCTCCTCCTTGCtgggcactggcacaggctgcccacagaggtgggggagtcaccatccctgggggcgGTTCAAAAACTGTGCAGATGTGGGACTTCAGGTTCaggaggccctgggggtgtcgggctgggggttggacttggtgatcctagaggtcttttccaaccttaatgattctatgatttgtaGCCAGTGGGACATCTGGAGGGTGCAGAGCCCCGCATGATGCTGGCAGCCGTGGGAGCACCCCCCCAGTTGCATGTTGGGGGGTGTGCAGCTTGGGGAAGGGGGCATCGCTggccccctccacccccactcCTCTCAGGCTCGGCAGCAGGttggggggcagcagcagggccaggggtCACATCCTGCCTGTaagggcaggaggagctgccGCATGGacgggggctgcagggggctCTGCCTGCTGTCCGCAGGCTGCCGAGCGCGACTGGGAGGAGAAGCGGGCAGCGCTGACCCAGTACAGTGCCAAGGACATCAACCGCCTCCTGGAGGAGACGCAAGCCGAGCTGATGAAGGCCATCCCCGACCTGGAGTTCGCTGCCAAGCACAAGCAAGGCACGGGCAGCAGCAGCGCCGCCTCCACGCCTGAGCACAAGCCCTCCAAGCCGCAGCATGCGCCGAAGTCGGGGGGCAAGGGGGACCCCAATGGCCGCAGGGGCTCAGGTATGgcgtggggagggcaggggtcACCTCTGcgtcctggggctgggggtgcctgATCCTGGGGGTGCCCGATCCTGGGGGTGCCCTGACCGTGCTGTCGCCAGTGGGGCTCCCTGGGCTGAGCGATGCTGCCCCGAAGGGAGGTTTATGCccggggaggctgtgggagagCCTCGGGTGTTGTATTAGAGGGGCAGGGAAAGGTCTCGTGCCCTCACAGCATCGTTTGTGCCCAGACGAACTGACGGTGCCACGGTACCGGACCGAGAAACCCTCCAAATCgccgccacctcctcctccGCGCCGGAGCTTCCCCTCGTCCCACGGGCTGACCACAACCCGCAGTGGCGAAGTCATCGTCACCAGCAAGAAGGAGCCCGGTTTTATGAAGGTAGGGAGTGGGGCCGTGGGATGGTTGCAGGGCTGGACTGAGAGGGTCACTGCTGGCAGGACCAGACccggctcccagtgccccccacccctcaccgTCCTGCTCCCCCCTTGCAGAAGGCCGAGTCGGAGGAGCTGGAGACCCAGAAGCCCCAGGTGAAGCTGAGACGGACGGTGTCGGAGGTGGTCAGGCCGGCGTCCACCCCCCCCATCATCGCCTCTGCCAtcaaagatgatgatgatgaggaCCGCATCATTGCGGAGCTGGAGGTGAGCGTGGGAGGGGCTGTGGGATGCCCCAGCTTACCCGCACAGGAGGCGATGCCCACCCTGCTCCGTCCGCTCACACGTGGCTGCGCCCGGCTCCCAGCACCTGCGGGGAACACCTTGGGATCAGGTCCGGGGAATGACATCCCAAGCACCAGCACAGCAGTGGGCTTCCCCCTCCTCGCCTGTCTCCCAGCAGGAGCA
This genomic window contains:
- the SRCIN1 gene encoding SRC kinase signaling inhibitor 1 isoform X1, whose translation is MLPRWAKHPFGASPRAAPRLREQERPAEPGDYRLTPLLVDPERTSTHMISADDAEYPREYRTLGNGTRRFSNVGLVHTSERRHTVIAAQSLEALTGLQKSEMERKRDAFMDHLKNKYPQHALALRGQQERMRDQQPNYWSFKTRSSRHSQGSQPGLADQAKLSFASAESLETMSEAELPLGFNRMNRFRQSLPLSRSTSQTKLRSPGVLFLQFGDETRRVHITHEISSMDTLHALIVHMFPQKLTMGMLKSPNTAILIKDESRNVFYELEDVRDIQDRSIIKIYRKEPLYASFPASHITNGDLRREMVYTSRESSPTRRLNNMSPASHLTSGSPPPVLQSSSPSRSRMSYSGGRPPSYAGSPVHHSERLSNLPPAQGVSPSPSAILERRDVKPDEDLAGKNVVLVKNEGLYADPYGMVHEGRLSITSTQSLAGMGDPFGYSGGLYKRGSVRSLSTYSAAALQTELEDSLYKPNAPIYSDTYGPGLGFRMPPSSPQKMADGRLVDVQPGQSPHSPYSGPPSRSSPVRQSFRKDSCSSVFMDSPVNKPRNPSSSGPPELFPGPGDRPLSGFGSPGPAKDTETRERMEAMEKQIASLTGLVQSALLRGSEAETPSEKTEATNGGTPPSASTSRSGMGTPVPAPPPPSATSTPAGQPTAITRLHMQLHLHDLQQNASDLRNQLQQLKKLQLQNQETVKTMLRRTETEISVRVTDTMRKHEDPLQRQRSLVEEERLRYLNEEELITQQLNDLEKSVEKIQKDLAHNHRLIPVQELEEKAVVLKQLGETLTDLKAQFPSLQSKMRVVLRVEVEAVKFLKEEPNRLDGLLKRCKTVTDTLAQIRRQVDEGVWTSPSNLSQSPKKVAPETDVSKGLDLEMPTSPPVSLHHLTAVTETLGMPSFGHSPPQTQTHPSKSNNPSRAPEMVPAKTQTGPETPSKKSADKAVSVEAAERDWEEKRAALTQYSAKDINRLLEETQAELMKAIPDLEFAAKHKQGTGSSSAASTPEHKPSKPQHAPKSGGKGDPNGRRGSDELTVPRYRTEKPSKSPPPPPPRRSFPSSHGLTTTRSGEVIVTSKKEPGFMKKAESEELETQKPQVKLRRTVSEVVRPASTPPIIASAIKDDDDEDRIIAELEVFQRSSASPFLPKLRYDLLAAAVSPGHADLWPNGASVAAEGWKEPLALAAPGSRALSLPQIVLTEWVSEPPSPEAEAEVWVETGCSEHGEWAGSGGAGGALAPEAGRKCRVSPGSSEKSPSAPGCPPASALQPPSSPSRGCAHAAAETWRFPLAASKVPSLSKHKMSCPTGGGGGDAAPNTAGRQEGSSKTSHRGSLAAQPPPPQREAKGPRAGEAALPCTGAGNRGPGAVPRLPGDGDPQGGARQSMREASLPPGDSAGACKQAQREDRAPAPACPARNPGAVPGRDAALGGRGRSQAQHPQEQVAVFSRPSHCAASRGRGGVAPGAGGEGGTEDTRAGGTVLEELCKGQLSPCRSMTLRSKEIYEGTYQRLDSLEETIRELEITITEISSHPSVEFAFPKELLGQTGPKDAGKETEEGLGDLKHSGCDNRSALDLSQAKDDAPEGPSPSKTKPPLLPKPQLPLDAPQSGGVSIPAMKVVNPASRLKQTPQGSPDKSKHIKQRMEYMRIQGQQQAARPSKEASETSPAVSEKPASGRTSIPVLTSFGARNSSISF
- the SRCIN1 gene encoding SRC kinase signaling inhibitor 1 isoform X2, which translates into the protein MLPRWAKHPFGASPRAAPRLREQERPAEPGDYRLTPLLVDPERTSTHMISADDAEYPREYRTLGNGTRRFSNVGLVHTSERRHTVIAAQSLEALTGLQKSEMERKRDAFMDHLKNKYPQHALALRGQQERMRDQQPNYWSFKTRSSRHSQGSQPGLADQAKLSFASAESLETMSEAELPLGFNRMNRFRQSLPLSRSTSQTKLRSPGVLFLQFGDETRRVHITHEISSMDTLHALIVHMFPQKLTMGMLKSPNTAILIKDESRNVFYELEDVRDIQDRSIIKIYRKEPLYASFPASHITNGDLRREMVYTSRESSPTRRLNNMSPASHLTSGSPPPVLQSSSPSRSRMSYSGGRPPSYAGSPVHHSERLSNLPPAQGVSPSPSAILERRDVKPDEDLAGKNVVLVKNEGLYADPYGMVHEGRLSITSTQSLAGMGDPFGYSGGLYKRGSVRSLSTYSAAALQTELEDSLYKPNAPIYSDTYGPGLGFRMPPSSPQKMADGRLVDVQPGQSPHSPYSGPPSRSSPVRQSFRKDSCSSVFMDSPVNKPRNPSSSGPPELFPGPGDRPLSGFGSPGPAKDTETRERMEAMEKQIASLTGLVQSALLRGSEAETPSEKTEATNGGTPPSASTSRSGMGTPVPAPPPPSATSTPAGQPTAITRLHMQLHLHDLQQNASDLRNQLQQLKKLQLQNQETVKTMLRRTETEISVRVTDTMRKHEDPLQRQRSLVEEERLRYLNEEELITQQLNDLEKSVEKIQKDLAHNHRLIPVQELEEKAVVLKQLGETLTDLKAQFPSLQSKMRVVLRVEVEAVKFLKEEPNRLDGLLKRCKTVTDTLAQIRRQVDEGVWTSPSNLSQSPKKVAPETDVSKGLDLEMPTSPPVSLHHLTAVTETLGMPSFGHSPPQTQTHPSKSNNPSRAPEMVPAKTQTGPETPSKKSADKAVSVEAAERDWEEKRAALTQYSAKDINRLLEETQAELMKAIPDLEFAAKHKQGTGSSSAASTPEHKPSKPQHAPKSGGKGDPNGRRGSDELTVPRYRTEKPSKSPPPPPPRRSFPSSHGLTTTRSGEVIVTSKKEPGFMKKAESEELETQKPQVKLRRTVSEVVRPASTPPIIASAIKDDDDEDRIIAELESGGVSIPAMKVVNPASRLKQTPQGSPDKSKHIKQRMEYMRIQGQQQAARPSKEASETSPAVSEKPASGRTSIPVLTSFGARNSSISF